In Dermacentor albipictus isolate Rhodes 1998 colony chromosome 6, USDA_Dalb.pri_finalv2, whole genome shotgun sequence, the following proteins share a genomic window:
- the LOC135912307 gene encoding zinc finger protein 70-like isoform X3 has protein sequence MKYIAGIRRHAETETINANASTNCMCHTRFIDVPLRLEPSPQQVLNEGRHLQQHPVCSDTTTSLTSKKKGFIVVPLQLEPSPQQGLNEGRHLQQRPVCSDPTTSLTSERKGKRLHKCIYCSKVFKQKSTLDKHLRIHTGEKPFCCHLCPMKFTQKEGLVRHVRVHTDFITIPLKLELPPQEDLSSTRDQLQASDCSGSATSHTNKRKRKKPCKYPSKCSYCNKVFDHKSSMDKHLRTHTGERPFSCQLCPMKFTQKHSAVRHMRTHTGERPFQCCFCPMAFNSKWDQKKHEGIHTRRAPQIVSLCVP, from the exons GCTTCATTGATGTACCTCTCCGGCTGGAGCCGTCCCCTCAACAAGTCTTGAATGAGGGAAGGCATCTGCAGCAGCATCCTGTGTGCAGTGACACAACAACTTCCCTCACAAGCAAGAAAAAGG gcTTCATTGTTGTACCTCTGCAGCTGGAGCCGTCCCCTCAACAAGGCTTGAATGAGGGAAGGCATCTGCAGCAGCGTCCTGTGTGTAGTGACCCAACAACTTCCCTCACAAGTGAGAGAAAGGGCAAGCGACTACACAAGTGCATCTACTGCAGCAAGGTGTTCAAACAGAAGAGCACCCTGGACAAACACCTACGTATCCACACTGGCGAGAAACCATTCTGCTGCCACCTCTGTCCCATGAAATTCACGCAGAAAGAGGGCCTTGTGCGCCATGTACGAGtacacacag ACTTCATCACCATACCGCTGAAGTTGGAGCTTCCCCCTCAAGAAGACCTGAGCTCAACAAGGGATCAGCTGCAGGCTTCTGACTGCAGTGGCAGTGCAACTTCCCACACTAACAAGAGAAAGCGCAAGAAACCATGCAAATACCCATCCAAGTGCAGCTACTGCAACAAAGTGTTTGATCACAAAAGCAGTATGGACAAGCACCTACGTACCCACACTGGCGAGAGACCATTCTCCTGCCAGCTCTGTCCCATGAAATTTACCCAGAAACACAGCGCTGTGCGCCATATGCGAAcacacacaggcgagaggccatttcagtgttGCTTCTGTCCAATGGCATTCAACAGCAAGTGGGATCAGAAGAAACATGAGGGGATACACACACGGCGAGCTCCTCAGATTGTGTCCCTGTGTGTACCATAG
- the LOC135912307 gene encoding zinc finger protein 502-like isoform X4, which translates to MKYIAGIRRHAETETINANASTNCMCHTRSTRLLQHTSCHLGDGSSTRQEDLQSSLLPNNRSNLGYSESANVNEHYTCGYCSKVFTKRGTLTIHLRIHTGFIDVPLRLEPSPQQVLNEGRHLQQHPVCSDTTTSLTSKKKGFIVVPLQLEPSPQQGLNEGRHLQQRPVCSDPTTSLTSERKGKRLHKCIYCSKVFKQKSTLDKHLRIHTGEKPFCCHLCPMKFTQKEGLVRHVRVHTGEKPFRCRFCPKACAVESNLKRHEATHTRRTPRDVSPSALLHHHTAEVGASPSRRPELNKGSAAGF; encoded by the exons GCTCCACTAGACTACTACAGCACACCTCTTGTCATCTTGGTGATGGCTCGTCTACCAGACAAGAAGACCTGCAGTCCTCCCTTTTACCAAATAATCGAAGTAATCTAGGCTACTCTGAAAGTGCAAACGTCAATGAGCATTACACTTGTGGCTACTGCAGCAAGGTCTTTACGAAGAGGGGAACCCTGACCATTCACCTCCGCATCCACACTG GCTTCATTGATGTACCTCTCCGGCTGGAGCCGTCCCCTCAACAAGTCTTGAATGAGGGAAGGCATCTGCAGCAGCATCCTGTGTGCAGTGACACAACAACTTCCCTCACAAGCAAGAAAAAGG gcTTCATTGTTGTACCTCTGCAGCTGGAGCCGTCCCCTCAACAAGGCTTGAATGAGGGAAGGCATCTGCAGCAGCGTCCTGTGTGTAGTGACCCAACAACTTCCCTCACAAGTGAGAGAAAGGGCAAGCGACTACACAAGTGCATCTACTGCAGCAAGGTGTTCAAACAGAAGAGCACCCTGGACAAACACCTACGTATCCACACTGGCGAGAAACCATTCTGCTGCCACCTCTGTCCCATGAAATTCACGCAGAAAGAGGGCCTTGTGCGCCATGTACGAGtacacacaggcgagaagccatttcgcTGTCGCTTCTGCCCAAAGGCTTGCGCAGTAGAGTCCAATCTGAAGAGGCACGAGGCAACACACACACGGCGGACTCCTCGCGATGTGTCCCCGAGTGCACT ACTTCATCACCATACCGCTGAAGTTGGAGCTTCCCCCTCAAGAAGACCTGAGCTCAACAAGGGATCAGCTGCAGGCTTCTGA
- the LOC135912307 gene encoding zinc finger protein 271-like isoform X2, with protein MKYIAGIRRHAETETINANASTNCMCHTRSTRLLQHTSCHLGDGSSTRQEDLQSSLLPNNRSNLGYSESANVNEHYTCGYCSKVFTKRGTLTIHLRIHTGFIDVPLRLEPSPQQVLNEGRHLQQHPVCSDTTTSLTSKKKGFIVVPLQLEPSPQQGLNEGRHLQQRPVCSDPTTSLTSERKGKRLHKCIYCSKVFKQKSTLDKHLRIHTDFITIPLKLELPPQEDLSSTRDQLQASDCSGSATSHTNKRKRKKPCKYPSKCSYCNKVFDHKSSMDKHLRTHTGERPFSCQLCPMKFTQKHSAVRHMRTHTGERPFQCCFCPMAFNSKWDQKKHEGIHTRRAPQIVSLCVP; from the exons GCTCCACTAGACTACTACAGCACACCTCTTGTCATCTTGGTGATGGCTCGTCTACCAGACAAGAAGACCTGCAGTCCTCCCTTTTACCAAATAATCGAAGTAATCTAGGCTACTCTGAAAGTGCAAACGTCAATGAGCATTACACTTGTGGCTACTGCAGCAAGGTCTTTACGAAGAGGGGAACCCTGACCATTCACCTCCGCATCCACACTG GCTTCATTGATGTACCTCTCCGGCTGGAGCCGTCCCCTCAACAAGTCTTGAATGAGGGAAGGCATCTGCAGCAGCATCCTGTGTGCAGTGACACAACAACTTCCCTCACAAGCAAGAAAAAGG gcTTCATTGTTGTACCTCTGCAGCTGGAGCCGTCCCCTCAACAAGGCTTGAATGAGGGAAGGCATCTGCAGCAGCGTCCTGTGTGTAGTGACCCAACAACTTCCCTCACAAGTGAGAGAAAGGGCAAGCGACTACACAAGTGCATCTACTGCAGCAAGGTGTTCAAACAGAAGAGCACCCTGGACAAACACCTACGTATCCACACTG ACTTCATCACCATACCGCTGAAGTTGGAGCTTCCCCCTCAAGAAGACCTGAGCTCAACAAGGGATCAGCTGCAGGCTTCTGACTGCAGTGGCAGTGCAACTTCCCACACTAACAAGAGAAAGCGCAAGAAACCATGCAAATACCCATCCAAGTGCAGCTACTGCAACAAAGTGTTTGATCACAAAAGCAGTATGGACAAGCACCTACGTACCCACACTGGCGAGAGACCATTCTCCTGCCAGCTCTGTCCCATGAAATTTACCCAGAAACACAGCGCTGTGCGCCATATGCGAAcacacacaggcgagaggccatttcagtgttGCTTCTGTCCAATGGCATTCAACAGCAAGTGGGATCAGAAGAAACATGAGGGGATACACACACGGCGAGCTCCTCAGATTGTGTCCCTGTGTGTACCATAG
- the LOC135912307 gene encoding gastrula zinc finger protein XlCGF57.1-like isoform X1, with amino-acid sequence MKYIAGIRRHAETETINANASTNCMCHTRSTRLLQHTSCHLGDGSSTRQEDLQSSLLPNNRSNLGYSESANVNEHYTCGYCSKVFTKRGTLTIHLRIHTGFIDVPLRLEPSPQQVLNEGRHLQQHPVCSDTTTSLTSKKKGFIVVPLQLEPSPQQGLNEGRHLQQRPVCSDPTTSLTSERKGKRLHKCIYCSKVFKQKSTLDKHLRIHTGEKPFCCHLCPMKFTQKEGLVRHVRVHTDFITIPLKLELPPQEDLSSTRDQLQASDCSGSATSHTNKRKRKKPCKYPSKCSYCNKVFDHKSSMDKHLRTHTGERPFSCQLCPMKFTQKHSAVRHMRTHTGERPFQCCFCPMAFNSKWDQKKHEGIHTRRAPQIVSLCVP; translated from the exons GCTCCACTAGACTACTACAGCACACCTCTTGTCATCTTGGTGATGGCTCGTCTACCAGACAAGAAGACCTGCAGTCCTCCCTTTTACCAAATAATCGAAGTAATCTAGGCTACTCTGAAAGTGCAAACGTCAATGAGCATTACACTTGTGGCTACTGCAGCAAGGTCTTTACGAAGAGGGGAACCCTGACCATTCACCTCCGCATCCACACTG GCTTCATTGATGTACCTCTCCGGCTGGAGCCGTCCCCTCAACAAGTCTTGAATGAGGGAAGGCATCTGCAGCAGCATCCTGTGTGCAGTGACACAACAACTTCCCTCACAAGCAAGAAAAAGG gcTTCATTGTTGTACCTCTGCAGCTGGAGCCGTCCCCTCAACAAGGCTTGAATGAGGGAAGGCATCTGCAGCAGCGTCCTGTGTGTAGTGACCCAACAACTTCCCTCACAAGTGAGAGAAAGGGCAAGCGACTACACAAGTGCATCTACTGCAGCAAGGTGTTCAAACAGAAGAGCACCCTGGACAAACACCTACGTATCCACACTGGCGAGAAACCATTCTGCTGCCACCTCTGTCCCATGAAATTCACGCAGAAAGAGGGCCTTGTGCGCCATGTACGAGtacacacag ACTTCATCACCATACCGCTGAAGTTGGAGCTTCCCCCTCAAGAAGACCTGAGCTCAACAAGGGATCAGCTGCAGGCTTCTGACTGCAGTGGCAGTGCAACTTCCCACACTAACAAGAGAAAGCGCAAGAAACCATGCAAATACCCATCCAAGTGCAGCTACTGCAACAAAGTGTTTGATCACAAAAGCAGTATGGACAAGCACCTACGTACCCACACTGGCGAGAGACCATTCTCCTGCCAGCTCTGTCCCATGAAATTTACCCAGAAACACAGCGCTGTGCGCCATATGCGAAcacacacaggcgagaggccatttcagtgttGCTTCTGTCCAATGGCATTCAACAGCAAGTGGGATCAGAAGAAACATGAGGGGATACACACACGGCGAGCTCCTCAGATTGTGTCCCTGTGTGTACCATAG